A DNA window from Bradyrhizobium sp. CCBAU 53421 contains the following coding sequences:
- a CDS encoding flagellin yields the protein MSGIILSSSVRQNLLSLQSTADLLSTTQNRLATGKKVNTALDNPTNFFTAQSLDNRASDINNLLDGIGNGVQVLQAANTGITSLQKLVDTAKSIANQVLQSPTGYTTRSQVTSTAALGGTSANLVDGTTIKSGDVLAIAASAGQPAFSFTFGASSSLAQLNTALSASNLTASLDSSNKLVITTTNDAASSTIGAVTFTNTGGGTATFSAAGTAPVADSASQSARAALVTQYNNTISQITTTAQDASFNGINLLSGDSLKLTFNETGKSTLSITGVKFDAAGLGLKSLAAGTDFLDNNSANSVIASLSSASSSLRSEASTLGSNLSIVQIRQDFSKNLINVLQTGSSNLTLADTNEEAANSQALSTRQSIAVSALALANQSQQSVLQLLR from the coding sequence ATGTCCGGTATCATTCTCTCCTCCTCCGTTCGCCAGAACCTCCTCTCCCTCCAGTCCACCGCCGATCTGCTCTCCACTACGCAGAACCGCCTTGCCACCGGCAAGAAGGTCAACACGGCGCTCGACAACCCGACCAACTTCTTCACCGCACAGTCGCTCGACAACCGCGCCAGCGACATCAACAACCTGCTCGATGGCATCGGCAACGGTGTGCAGGTGCTGCAGGCGGCCAACACCGGCATCACCTCGCTGCAGAAGCTGGTCGATACCGCGAAGTCGATCGCCAACCAGGTGCTGCAGAGCCCGACCGGCTACACCACGAGGTCGCAGGTCACCTCCACCGCGGCGCTCGGTGGCACGTCCGCCAACCTCGTCGACGGCACCACGATCAAGAGCGGCGACGTACTGGCCATTGCAGCTTCTGCCGGCCAGCCCGCCTTCAGCTTCACCTTCGGGGCCAGCAGCTCGCTGGCGCAGCTGAACACCGCGCTGTCGGCCAGCAATCTGACGGCGAGCCTCGACAGCTCCAACAAGCTCGTCATCACCACGACCAATGACGCGGCGTCCTCGACGATCGGTGCGGTGACCTTCACCAACACCGGCGGCGGCACCGCGACGTTCAGCGCTGCCGGCACGGCTCCGGTTGCCGATTCGGCCTCGCAGTCGGCGCGTGCGGCGTTGGTGACGCAGTACAACAACACAATCTCGCAGATCACGACCACGGCGCAGGACGCCTCGTTCAACGGCATCAACCTGTTGAGCGGCGACAGCCTGAAGCTGACCTTCAACGAGACCGGCAAGTCGACGCTGAGCATCACCGGCGTCAAGTTCGATGCCGCCGGCCTCGGCCTGAAATCGCTGGCCGCCGGCACCGACTTCCTCGACAACAACTCGGCGAACAGCGTGATCGCGTCGCTGAGCTCGGCGAGCTCCTCGCTCCGCAGCGAAGCCTCGACGCTGGGCTCCAACCTCTCGATCGTGCAGATCCGTCAGGACTTCTCGAAGAACCTGATCAACGTGCTGCAGACCGGTTCGTCCAACCTGACGCTGGCCGACACCAACGAGGAAGCGGCCAACAGCCAGGCGCTGTCGACCCGCCAGTCGATCGCAGTCTCTGCGCTCGCGCTCGCCAACCAGAGCCAGCAGAGCGTGCTGCAGCTGCTCCGCTAA
- a CDS encoding FAD-binding oxidoreductase produces the protein MSETSTSAADGPDEAAPPFRDRLAFDLDVDICVVGAGLAGLTVAREAARLGASVAVLEGRQVGWNASGHHLGTVMPGFGLPISDVIERVGLDDARELWALSKEGADYVRATATEDLIPGISPSDGALEVSNVDVGEALISRLQTLGEEFATEVEGWQVDRVRSVLRTGRYFHGIYYPKAFQIDGRKYVHGLAALATRAGVRIFEETPVVSIDFSGIRKRIVTPTARLRANHIVLAGNIHLGAPLKRLSDTLLPVWRYAALTEPLGERLAEAIAFPGSVVDSDGIDHFRVVDGDRLLWASPETTWDARPQRLGAAVQRRIATVFPQLGKVPVADTFGGAVGVTVHGMPQIGQLRRGLWVASGFGRQGLNTSALAGQLIARSILWGDDRWRLFSPFELVWAGGTTGRVAGHFVGLWARGAASAAGVLARYREGARARERLREARLAEANLKAGTRGPAPRRPPGAIVRPVPPPAPRQAEDGDQPYAHRSQESEQISDGRM, from the coding sequence ATGAGCGAGACTTCCACAAGTGCGGCGGACGGCCCCGACGAGGCGGCCCCGCCGTTCCGCGACCGTCTGGCATTCGACCTCGATGTCGACATTTGCGTGGTCGGGGCGGGGCTGGCCGGCCTGACCGTGGCACGCGAGGCGGCGCGGCTTGGTGCCAGCGTCGCCGTGCTCGAGGGCCGCCAGGTCGGCTGGAACGCCTCCGGCCACCATCTCGGCACCGTGATGCCAGGTTTCGGCCTGCCGATCTCGGATGTGATCGAGCGCGTCGGCCTCGATGATGCCCGCGAATTGTGGGCGCTGTCGAAAGAGGGTGCGGACTATGTCCGCGCCACCGCCACCGAGGATCTGATCCCGGGCATCAGCCCCAGCGACGGCGCGCTCGAGGTTTCCAATGTCGATGTCGGCGAGGCGCTGATCAGCCGCCTGCAGACGCTGGGCGAGGAATTCGCCACCGAAGTCGAAGGCTGGCAGGTCGATCGCGTGCGCAGCGTGCTGAGGACCGGCCGGTATTTCCACGGCATCTATTATCCGAAGGCATTCCAGATCGACGGCCGCAAATATGTGCACGGTCTCGCCGCGCTGGCGACGCGGGCGGGCGTGCGGATCTTCGAGGAGACGCCGGTCGTCAGCATCGATTTTTCCGGCATCCGCAAGCGCATCGTGACGCCGACGGCGCGGCTGCGCGCCAACCATATCGTGCTTGCCGGCAACATCCATCTCGGCGCGCCGCTGAAGCGCCTGTCCGATACGCTGCTGCCGGTGTGGCGCTACGCGGCGTTGACCGAACCGCTCGGAGAACGGCTGGCGGAGGCGATCGCCTTTCCAGGCTCGGTCGTCGACAGCGACGGCATCGACCATTTCCGCGTCGTCGACGGCGATCGCCTGCTGTGGGCCAGTCCCGAAACCACCTGGGACGCGCGGCCGCAGCGGCTCGGTGCGGCGGTGCAGCGCCGCATCGCCACGGTGTTTCCCCAGCTCGGCAAGGTTCCGGTCGCCGACACGTTCGGTGGCGCGGTCGGCGTCACCGTGCACGGCATGCCGCAGATCGGGCAGTTGCGCAGGGGCCTGTGGGTGGCGAGCGGCTTCGGCCGGCAGGGGCTCAACACCTCGGCGCTCGCCGGGCAGCTGATCGCGCGCAGCATCCTGTGGGGCGACGACCGCTGGCGGCTGTTTTCGCCGTTCGAGCTGGTCTGGGCCGGCGGCACCACCGGCCGCGTCGCCGGTCATTTCGTCGGCCTGTGGGCGAGGGGCGCCGCGTCCGCGGCGGGCGTGCTGGCGCGCTACCGCGAGGGGGCACGTGCGAGGGAGCGCCTCCGCGAGGCGCGGCTGGCCGAGGCCAATCTCAAGGCGGGAACCCGGGGGCCGGCGCCCCGCCGTCCGCCCGGGGCCATTGTGCGGCCGGTCCCGCCGCCCGCGCCGCGACAGGCGGAGGACGGTGACCAGCCATATGCCCATCGCTCGCAAGAAAGTGAGCAGATCTCCGACGGGCGGATGTAA
- the flaF gene encoding flagellar biosynthesis regulator FlaF — MSNAAQAYARTSTTTASPREIEAQALLKAARQLQEVQANWNGLDKALDHALLFNRRLWSIFLSAAEGADNPQPLEVRQNIANISVFVMKQTIDIQMNPDPAKLKSLIDINCNIAAGLSGRG, encoded by the coding sequence ATGTCGAATGCAGCCCAGGCCTACGCCCGTACGTCAACGACGACGGCCTCCCCACGTGAAATCGAAGCGCAGGCGCTGTTGAAGGCCGCGCGGCAGCTGCAGGAAGTCCAGGCGAACTGGAACGGCCTCGACAAGGCGCTCGATCACGCATTGCTGTTCAACCGCCGCCTCTGGTCGATCTTCCTCAGTGCGGCAGAGGGCGCCGACAATCCGCAGCCGCTCGAGGTGCGTCAGAACATCGCCAACATCAGCGTGTTCGTGATGAAGCAGACCATCGACATCCAGATGAATCCGGACCCGGCCAAGCTGAAGTCGCTGATCGACATCAATTGCAACATCGCTGCCGGCCTTTCGGGCCGCGGCTGA
- a CDS encoding universal stress protein produces MYKSILVPIDLADTDLAKPAIATAATLSQTWNGTVRLLNVLPMTPVMLAEYVPADFDSQQRETSEEALAIVARESGIAPSRISGVVRQGGIYHEILEEAANMKADLIVMTSHRPAMRTYFLGSNAGHVVRYAKCSVLVVRH; encoded by the coding sequence ATGTACAAGTCCATACTCGTGCCGATCGACCTCGCCGACACCGATCTGGCGAAGCCGGCGATCGCAACCGCGGCAACGCTGTCGCAAACATGGAACGGGACGGTGCGTCTGCTCAACGTGCTGCCGATGACGCCGGTGATGCTCGCCGAATATGTCCCGGCGGATTTCGACAGCCAGCAGCGTGAAACATCGGAGGAAGCGCTCGCGATCGTCGCGCGCGAATCCGGCATCGCGCCCTCCCGCATCTCCGGCGTGGTCCGTCAGGGCGGCATCTATCACGAGATCCTCGAAGAGGCCGCCAACATGAAGGCCGACCTGATCGTGATGACCTCGCACCGCCCGGCGATGCGCACCTACTTCCTCGGCTCCAATGCCGGGCACGTGGTGCGCTACGCCAAATGCTCGGTGCTGGTGGTGCGGCACTAA
- a CDS encoding flagellar hook-basal body complex protein, producing the protein MGIFGALTTAVGGLRAGSYALENISGNIANSQTTAFKRIDTSFLDLVPQTALTAQLAGGVTAQSRSTNSVQGDVQSASVATFMAINGNGFFAVQKPGSFTDGAPVFDGVDRYTRRGDFQLNKDGYLVNGAGYYLEGVPIDPTTGNPSGSSPQTLRFKNDFLPAQQTTKIDYRANLASYPLTTAHDTSVPGSELIRPGAFSAGHNPLVLGTPAAPYTDSSVTGTAQNNKATPSVANTAATLLSGTAGTDSINANFSAGSAGPPVVPADTITVNGTVITFVASGATGNQLNVTDSIGTLLAKIDAITGTATPSTISGGKITLHSGTSSDLSVTSSNSTALAALGFTGSAVATRGGGGTVGTGQVVGNDNSTFLNESVSGGAVTAYDVSGAPVNLQFRWAKTDSSSLGSGHTDSWNLFYQVNPNATGTQVSWQNANVNFTFASNGQMSPAISSVTLNNAVVNGVSLGSPVINFGSGGVTQFADANGNVQVNQIQQDGFPAGQLQSVSVSTNGRIVGNYTNGRNIDLAEISVATFNGTNFLKRIDGGAFEATDESGAALFGKAGTIVGSSLESSNTDIADEFTKLIVTQQAYSANTKVITTTNSMVQDLLNVVR; encoded by the coding sequence ATGGGTATCTTCGGCGCTCTTACGACGGCGGTCGGTGGCTTGCGCGCAGGGTCGTACGCGCTCGAGAACATCTCCGGCAACATCGCCAACTCGCAGACCACGGCTTTCAAGCGCATCGATACCTCCTTCCTCGACCTCGTCCCGCAGACCGCGCTGACCGCGCAACTCGCCGGCGGCGTCACGGCGCAGTCGCGCTCGACCAACTCGGTGCAGGGCGACGTGCAGTCGGCGTCGGTCGCGACCTTCATGGCGATCAACGGCAACGGCTTCTTCGCGGTGCAAAAGCCCGGCAGCTTCACCGACGGCGCGCCGGTGTTCGACGGCGTCGACCGCTATACCCGCCGCGGCGATTTCCAGCTCAACAAGGACGGCTATCTCGTCAACGGCGCCGGCTATTATCTCGAGGGCGTGCCGATCGACCCGACCACCGGCAACCCGTCGGGCTCGTCGCCGCAAACGCTGCGCTTCAAGAACGACTTCCTGCCGGCGCAGCAGACCACCAAGATCGATTATCGCGCCAACCTTGCGTCCTATCCCTTGACCACGGCGCACGACACCTCGGTCCCCGGCTCGGAGCTGATCCGGCCTGGCGCGTTCAGCGCCGGACATAACCCGCTGGTGCTGGGCACGCCGGCCGCGCCGTACACCGATTCGTCGGTCACCGGCACCGCGCAGAACAACAAGGCGACGCCGTCGGTCGCCAATACCGCCGCGACCCTGCTTTCGGGCACAGCCGGCACCGATTCGATCAATGCCAATTTCAGCGCCGGCTCGGCCGGCCCCCCGGTCGTGCCGGCCGATACGATCACTGTGAACGGTACCGTCATCACCTTCGTGGCTTCGGGCGCGACCGGCAACCAGCTCAACGTCACCGACAGCATCGGAACGCTGCTCGCCAAGATCGACGCGATCACCGGTACCGCGACGCCATCGACGATCAGCGGCGGCAAGATCACGCTGCATTCCGGCACGTCGTCCGATCTCAGCGTGACGAGCTCGAACTCGACAGCCCTCGCGGCGCTCGGCTTCACCGGCTCGGCGGTTGCGACCCGCGGCGGCGGCGGCACGGTCGGCACCGGCCAGGTCGTCGGCAACGACAACTCGACCTTCCTGAACGAATCCGTCTCGGGCGGCGCGGTCACGGCCTATGACGTGTCGGGCGCGCCGGTGAACCTGCAATTCCGCTGGGCCAAGACCGACAGCTCGTCGCTGGGTTCGGGGCATACCGATAGCTGGAACCTGTTCTATCAGGTCAATCCGAACGCCACCGGCACGCAGGTCTCCTGGCAGAACGCCAACGTCAACTTCACCTTCGCATCGAACGGCCAGATGTCGCCGGCGATCTCGTCGGTGACGCTCAACAATGCCGTCGTCAACGGCGTGTCGCTCGGCAGCCCCGTGATCAATTTCGGCTCGGGCGGCGTGACCCAGTTCGCGGACGCCAACGGCAACGTCCAGGTCAACCAGATCCAGCAGGACGGCTTCCCGGCCGGCCAGCTGCAGTCGGTCAGCGTCTCGACCAACGGCCGCATCGTCGGCAACTACACCAACGGCCGCAACATTGACCTCGCGGAAATCTCGGTGGCGACCTTCAACGGCACCAACTTCCTCAAGCGCATCGACGGCGGCGCGTTCGAGGCGACGGACGAGTCCGGCGCGGCGTTGTTCGGCAAGGCCGGCACCATCGTCGGTTCGTCGCTCGAGAGTTCGAACACCGATATCGCCGACGAGTTCACCAAGCTGATCGTGACCCAGCAGGCCTATTCGGCCAACACCAAGGTGATCACGACAACCAATTCGATGGTGCAGGATCTCCTGAACGTGGTGCGCTGA
- a CDS encoding flagellar protein, which produces MSIDGVSGRTSYIGTTILNLRSQLNDLTTQLATGKVSTTYAGQGLDRGFALSLRAQISGINAFADTATNLNTRLSVANLTLQGLSDVGTQVKNASTTATLTLNDSGQTSGQITAQAAFANAVAMLNSQSGDRYLFSGRAMDTPATVSADTMLKGTATQAGLTQLINERKQADQGTNLMGRLSVSSPPATTTVTSVAEDGSPFGLKLLSVQSSLTGATVTQPSGTPKSTSVDLGAVNPKDGDKIKFNFTLPDGTTDSIELTATTTNPPPAGSFLIGADTTATTANLQSTLTTSIKTLSDTSLVAASAVAASNNFFNPVATVAGAAVNNQNTPPAPISGATALSGTAGTNSLSTSFAAGDTITVNGTPITFVASGATGNQVNITDSVQTLMAKIDQISGTKNPSTISNGAIALHGADGASLSISSSNTAALGALGIANNTTAAPAPLRVGGPPFDTATSLVAGTPANTVYWYTGENGPGSARGTAVAQVDQSITVQYGARANEQAFRYLLQNVAVYAAVTTNASNPNASAQVTALAQRVSANLAPQNGQQQIQDVQAEFAGAQTATKAATDRQTQLKGMAETMLDSVEGVNQDEVATKILALQTSLQASYQTTSMLYQTTLLKYLPIS; this is translated from the coding sequence ATGTCGATCGACGGCGTAAGCGGCAGAACTTCCTATATCGGCACCACGATCCTCAACCTGCGCAGTCAGCTAAACGACCTGACGACGCAGCTTGCGACGGGCAAGGTATCGACGACCTATGCGGGGCAGGGGCTCGATCGCGGCTTCGCGCTCAGCCTGCGTGCGCAGATCAGCGGCATCAACGCATTCGCCGACACGGCTACCAACCTCAACACCCGCCTGAGCGTCGCCAACCTCACCCTGCAGGGGCTGTCGGACGTCGGCACCCAGGTGAAGAACGCCTCGACGACGGCAACGCTGACGCTCAACGACAGCGGCCAGACCTCGGGCCAGATCACCGCGCAAGCCGCCTTCGCCAACGCGGTTGCGATGCTGAACAGCCAGTCGGGCGACCGCTATCTGTTCTCCGGCCGTGCCATGGATACGCCGGCCACGGTGTCCGCCGACACGATGTTGAAGGGCACTGCAACCCAGGCCGGCCTCACCCAGCTCATCAATGAGCGCAAGCAGGCCGATCAGGGCACCAATTTGATGGGACGCCTGAGCGTCTCTTCGCCGCCGGCGACCACGACGGTGACCAGCGTCGCCGAGGACGGCTCTCCGTTCGGGCTGAAGCTGCTGTCGGTGCAGTCGTCATTGACCGGCGCCACCGTGACCCAGCCGAGCGGCACGCCGAAGTCGACCTCGGTCGATCTCGGCGCGGTCAATCCGAAGGACGGCGACAAGATCAAGTTCAACTTCACGCTGCCCGACGGCACCACGGATTCGATCGAGCTGACGGCGACGACGACGAATCCGCCGCCGGCCGGGTCGTTCCTGATCGGCGCCGACACCACGGCGACGACGGCCAACCTGCAGTCGACGCTGACCACGTCCATCAAGACGCTGAGCGACACGTCGCTGGTGGCGGCCTCGGCGGTCGCGGCATCCAACAACTTCTTCAATCCGGTCGCGACCGTCGCGGGCGCCGCCGTCAACAACCAGAACACGCCGCCGGCGCCGATCTCAGGCGCCACGGCCCTTTCGGGAACAGCCGGCACCAACTCGCTGTCGACGAGCTTTGCGGCCGGCGACACCATCACGGTGAACGGCACCCCGATCACCTTCGTGGCCTCGGGCGCCACCGGCAACCAAGTCAACATCACCGACAGCGTGCAGACGCTGATGGCGAAGATCGACCAGATCAGCGGCACCAAGAACCCGTCGACCATCAGCAATGGTGCGATCGCGCTGCATGGCGCCGATGGCGCGAGCCTCTCGATCTCGAGCTCCAACACGGCAGCACTCGGCGCGCTTGGCATCGCCAACAACACCACCGCTGCCCCGGCGCCGCTCAGGGTAGGGGGACCGCCGTTCGACACCGCGACCAGCCTGGTCGCCGGCACGCCTGCCAACACGGTGTACTGGTACACCGGCGAGAACGGCCCGGGATCGGCGCGCGGCACCGCCGTCGCGCAGGTCGATCAGTCGATCACCGTGCAGTATGGCGCGCGCGCCAACGAGCAGGCGTTCCGCTACCTGCTGCAGAACGTCGCGGTGTATGCGGCGGTGACCACCAATGCCAGCAATCCGAATGCCAGCGCGCAGGTGACGGCGCTCGCCCAACGCGTCAGCGCGAACCTCGCGCCGCAGAACGGCCAGCAGCAGATCCAGGACGTGCAGGCCGAGTTTGCCGGCGCGCAGACGGCGACCAAGGCGGCCACTGATCGTCAGACCCAGCTCAAGGGCATGGCGGAGACGATGCTCGACTCGGTCGAGGGCGTCAATCAGGACGAGGTCGCGACCAAGATCCTGGCGCTGCAGACCAGCCTGCAGGCGTCGTACCAGACCACGTCGATGCTGTATCAGACCACGCTGTTGAAATATCTGCCGATCAGCTGA
- a CDS encoding histidine phosphatase family protein encodes MRRLLLLRHAKTETDAPSGHDQDRRLDERGHRDAAEIGGWIARHQPLPKLALVSPAVRTTQTWEIVREALKGAGPAPKVEFVPELYGADPAQLLIAIRMASVTDPKRLMLIGHNPGMHELALTLTGSGDEAAKRALNDNLPTSGLAVFDFATDDWNEVSFRRGKLVLFVSPKLLKQASRG; translated from the coding sequence ATGCGCCGTTTGCTGCTGCTGCGTCACGCCAAGACCGAAACCGACGCGCCTTCGGGGCACGACCAGGACCGCCGTCTCGACGAGCGCGGTCACCGCGATGCGGCGGAGATCGGCGGCTGGATCGCCCGCCACCAGCCCCTGCCCAAACTGGCCCTGGTATCGCCGGCGGTCCGCACCACGCAGACCTGGGAGATCGTGCGTGAGGCGTTGAAGGGTGCCGGACCTGCGCCGAAAGTCGAATTCGTGCCGGAACTCTACGGCGCCGATCCGGCGCAGTTGCTCATCGCGATCCGGATGGCGTCCGTCACCGACCCGAAGCGGCTGATGCTGATCGGCCATAATCCCGGCATGCACGAGCTCGCGCTGACGCTGACCGGCAGCGGCGACGAGGCCGCCAAGCGGGCGCTCAACGACAATCTGCCGACCTCGGGGCTCGCCGTGTTCGACTTCGCGACCGACGACTGGAACGAGGTCTCCTTCCGGCGCGGCAAGCTCGTCCTGTTCGTCAGCCCTAAACTGTTGAAGCAGGCCTCGCGCGGCTGA
- the flgK gene encoding flagellar hook-associated protein FlgK — MGLSQALSTAMSGLRATQASLSLVSSNVANAETPGYVRKTLNQSTGTTGQFGSSVLITGVNRQLDEFLQTQLRTETSGAAYADVRSNFLANLQGVYGNPDSTGTIEDAYNKFLTALQGLSTSPDSQSARIGVVNAAQSMAQQLNATSQGIQTLRANAEAGISDSINTANNALQQIARLNVQLAANSGTTDASTAALLDQRDRYVTQLSQLMDIRTVTNSQNQVTVFTNSGVQLVGTEAATLSFNAQGTMTPNTQYNSDPTKSTVGTITITFPHGGTYDMVSTNSIRSGKIAAYLELRDNTLAQAQTQIDQFAAAMSSALSDKTTAGTAATSGAQSGFDLDLSGLQSGNTIHVSYKDNTTGLTHNLSIIRVDDPSVLPLSNTATVDPNDEVLGVDFSGGMSSVLSQLNGALGGTGLQFSNPSGSTLRVLDDGAANKADVTAASVTTTVSSLTSGDPQLPLFTDNGGLYTGAITANGSQSTGLAARISVNTALVGDPSRMVIYSTNPQTPAGDTTRANLILNQLSNASYSYSPKTGLGTTGAPFTGTLLNFAKQFISQQGESATAAKQLADGQDVVLNTLQTKMDSTSGVNMDEEMAHLLSLQNAYSANARVMSSIKQMYDALLQLT, encoded by the coding sequence ATGGGTTTGAGCCAAGCCCTTTCCACCGCGATGTCGGGCCTGCGCGCCACGCAGGCCTCGCTCTCGCTCGTGTCGTCGAACGTCGCCAACGCGGAGACGCCCGGCTACGTCAGGAAGACGCTCAACCAGTCCACCGGCACCACCGGCCAGTTCGGATCGAGCGTCCTCATCACCGGCGTCAACCGCCAGCTCGACGAATTCCTGCAGACCCAGTTGCGCACCGAGACGTCGGGCGCCGCCTACGCCGACGTCCGCTCGAACTTCCTGGCCAATCTGCAGGGCGTCTACGGCAATCCCGACTCGACCGGAACCATCGAGGACGCCTACAACAAGTTCCTGACCGCGCTGCAGGGGCTCTCGACCAGCCCCGACTCGCAGTCGGCCCGCATCGGCGTCGTCAATGCCGCGCAATCCATGGCGCAGCAGCTCAACGCGACCTCGCAGGGAATCCAGACGCTGCGCGCCAACGCCGAGGCCGGCATCAGCGATTCCATCAACACCGCCAACAATGCGTTGCAGCAGATCGCGCGCCTCAATGTGCAGCTGGCGGCCAATAGCGGCACGACCGATGCGTCGACCGCGGCATTGCTCGATCAGCGCGATCGCTACGTCACGCAGCTTTCGCAGCTGATGGACATCCGCACCGTCACCAACAGCCAGAACCAGGTGACGGTGTTCACCAATTCCGGCGTGCAGCTGGTCGGCACTGAAGCTGCGACGCTCAGCTTCAACGCCCAGGGCACGATGACGCCCAACACGCAGTACAATTCCGATCCGACCAAGAGCACGGTCGGCACCATCACCATCACGTTCCCGCATGGCGGCACCTACGACATGGTGTCGACCAACTCGATCCGCTCCGGCAAGATCGCCGCCTATCTCGAGCTGCGCGACAACACGCTGGCGCAGGCTCAGACGCAGATTGACCAGTTCGCCGCCGCGATGTCGAGCGCGCTGTCGGACAAGACCACCGCGGGCACCGCGGCGACGTCCGGGGCGCAGTCCGGCTTCGATCTCGATCTCTCCGGGCTGCAGAGCGGCAATACCATCCACGTCTCCTACAAGGACAACACCACCGGCCTCACGCACAATCTGTCGATCATCCGCGTCGACGATCCGAGCGTGCTGCCGCTCAGCAACACTGCAACCGTCGATCCGAACGACGAGGTGCTGGGCGTGGATTTCTCCGGCGGCATGAGCTCGGTGCTGTCGCAACTCAACGGCGCGCTCGGCGGCACCGGCCTGCAATTCTCCAATCCGTCCGGCTCGACGCTGCGCGTGCTCGACGACGGCGCCGCCAACAAGGCCGACGTCACCGCAGCCTCGGTCACGACAACGGTATCGTCGCTGACATCGGGCGATCCGCAGCTTCCGCTGTTCACCGACAATGGCGGGCTCTACACCGGCGCGATCACCGCGAACGGCTCGCAGTCGACCGGCCTTGCCGCACGCATCAGCGTCAACACCGCTCTCGTCGGCGATCCCTCGCGCATGGTCATCTACTCGACCAACCCGCAGACGCCGGCCGGCGACACCACGCGCGCCAACCTCATTCTGAACCAGCTGTCGAACGCCTCGTACAGCTATTCGCCGAAGACCGGCCTCGGCACCACTGGCGCGCCGTTCACCGGCACGCTGCTCAACTTCGCCAAGCAGTTCATCAGTCAGCAGGGCGAATCGGCGACCGCCGCCAAGCAACTGGCCGACGGTCAGGACGTCGTGCTGAATACGCTGCAAACCAAGATGGACTCGACCTCCGGCGTCAACATGGACGAGGAGATGGCGCATCTGCTGTCGCTGCAGAACGCCTATTCCGCCAATGCGCGCGTGATGTCGTCGATCAAGCAGATGTACGACGCGCTGCTGCAGCTCACGTGA
- the msrB gene encoding peptide-methionine (R)-S-oxide reductase MsrB: MIDRRILLASVAGLFGLAAFRWLRASPAKASDNKAAEKFEVEKTDAEWRAQLTPQQYEILRKEGTERPGSSPLLKEHRKGTFACAGCDLPLFSSETKYESGTGWPSFWKPLDNAVGTTSDRTFGMVRTEVHCRRCGGHLGHVFDDGPKPTGLRYCMDGFALVFHPAAPSAT, translated from the coding sequence ATGATCGATCGCCGCATCCTGCTTGCTTCCGTCGCCGGCCTGTTCGGCCTTGCCGCCTTCCGCTGGCTGCGCGCCTCGCCGGCCAAGGCCTCTGATAACAAGGCCGCCGAGAAATTCGAGGTCGAGAAGACCGACGCCGAATGGCGCGCGCAACTGACGCCGCAGCAATACGAGATCCTGCGCAAGGAGGGCACCGAGCGGCCGGGATCGAGCCCGCTGCTCAAGGAGCACCGCAAGGGTACCTTCGCCTGCGCCGGCTGCGACCTGCCGCTGTTCTCGTCCGAGACCAAGTATGAGAGCGGCACCGGCTGGCCGAGCTTCTGGAAGCCGCTGGACAATGCAGTCGGCACCACGTCGGACCGTACCTTCGGCATGGTGCGCACCGAGGTGCATTGCCGCCGCTGCGGGGGCCATCTCGGCCATGTCTTCGACGACGGCCCGAAGCCGACCGGGCTGCGCTACTGCATGGACGGTTTTGCGCTGGTGTTTCATCCGGCCGCGCCGTCGGCGACCTGA
- the flbT gene encoding flagellar biosynthesis repressor FlbT produces the protein MALKVELKPNERIIVGNCVITNTDQRARLLIDGDRIPILREKDILTPETADTPAKLIYLAVQLMYLSPDPMAHHPTYFSLVRDIITAMPSAWPFIESVNNFILNGDLYHALKESKKLIAHEEKLLESARANQDDARKSA, from the coding sequence ATGGCCCTGAAGGTCGAACTCAAACCGAACGAGCGCATCATCGTCGGCAATTGCGTGATCACCAACACCGATCAGCGCGCCCGCCTCCTGATCGACGGCGACCGTATCCCGATCCTGCGCGAGAAGGATATCCTGACGCCGGAGACCGCCGATACGCCGGCGAAACTGATCTATCTCGCGGTGCAGCTGATGTATCTGTCGCCGGACCCGATGGCGCACCACCCAACCTATTTCAGCCTGGTGCGCGACATCATCACCGCTATGCCAAGCGCCTGGCCGTTCATCGAAAGCGTCAACAACTTCATCCTCAACGGCGATCTCTATCACGCGTTGAAGGAATCCAAGAAGCTGATCGCGCACGAGGAGAAGCTGCTGGAAAGCGCGCGCGCCAATCAGGACGACGCCCGCAAGAGCGCCTAG